The region gtgcgcacacgcgTTACCCTGAGCTCCAGAAAAGTGTCGGGGGGTGAGCCTTAGCCCCGCACTACCTGTGCAGATATGCACATGCTACCCTGGgacccagccagggctctgtgtgTTCTCCTCTGCCCCCCTGAGGGCCCTGCCAGCCTGCGTGTGGTGCTATCTGGGCTGCATTGTCCTCCCATTCACGTGTGTCATTctcagagctgtcccttgggtatGGCGAATCAGGGTGACCTCTCCGGGCACCGCGCTCTGGGGGGCCCTGCGCTTCAGTGTGCGTGAGTCACGCGGGGGGCACTAGGCTAgcccaggggggtgggggtaggggtgccTGGGGGGTTAGTGGGAGGCCTGGCACCGACAGCGGGGATCAGGCTCGCACTCACTGGTGGGAAGCACGggttgtatttctttttcttgcccGCCTGCTGCTGTACTGGCCACCAGCATCCTTGCGCTGCCGAacacttgcccaaggttactcaAGGAGTCAGTCCCAGCACTCCATTCTCTTACTGCCTCCCTTTTGCCCTCTGTGGGCATTGGGATGACCACCCTCCATGTGTGTGTCTTGGGCTCCCCATTATTTCCTATGGGGGTTCCATGGCTTCCTGCGGGCTTTTGTGCCATCCTGTGACCCAGGCTCACAAGCCATCCTCTACAGGAGAGGCAGGCTAGGGGGCATTCCTGGGGTACCTCAGCTGCAGCCGAGGTAGCAGGATGAGATTGTGGGCTGAGATCCCCTACCCCACAGAAAGTTGAGCTCCCCTCATGGCGGCATGACAGAGATGCCTGTGCCTAGGGAACCTGCAGGGCTAACACTGTTTTCAACTTTTGCTAACAGGGGGCTCCGGGTGACAGCCAAGATCACGTATCAAGTGGTGTTGCTGGAGAACCTGGTACGTAGTctcagcagggaggggacggCGTGCGTGCatgctcagggctgggctgggtgcaTGCTGGTGCTCTCTGAAGCTCAGAATGGGGAATGTGTGTGTGATCATAGCATCCTGGCCTTGTGCTTTCTCCAGCCCAGTGTGAAATGGCCTGGCCCGGCTGGCCTTCTGCCCTTTGCCTTGGGAGCTGATTCCACAGCCAGAGACACCTCGATACCCAGTTTATCGGGGTTCCACGTTcctgaatgtatttatcctcagagatggggaaacactatctccatcttacagatggggaaactgaggcactgtcaCTTGAATGACTTACCCCAGGTCACAGAGCCTGGGGTTGAATGGGGAATTGAACGTATGTCTCCTGAATCCTTGGTCAGTGCCTTACCCACTAGACCGTCCTTCCTTCCATCTCAATACCAAGTTTCCCTTAACTTCACCCCGTTACCCTGCTTTCTGTTCCCTAGGGAGCCCCTAACTAACTGCAGACTCATGTCCTGTTGTCACTTAAAGACATAGACTCCCTCCTAACTCGTCTGCTTTCACTGCTCTCCTCCAGGGTCCCTTTGCTTTGTCAGGATCTGTCTGGTAAAGCAGTGCCCATTGAGGTGATCAGATGCCAGGCAAGCCACTTAGAGCAGGATCCTGCCCTCCTTGCTCTGTGACATGGTGCTGTCTGTGTATGGCCTGTTCCCAGTGCCATCTTGCGCTGCTATCTCTTGTAGCCCCTGCATTGTCTCACTGTTGCCTCCATGTGTTGGTGTTGCCCTGCCCTATCACTGGCTGATGCATGGTGCTGTGTTTCCTCTGCAGGGAGTGACTCTCACCCTGTGGTCAACCTGCGGCCTGTCCCGGGGTGGGCTGTACGGAGAGTGGCAAGGAGTTATCTGCACGGGCGAGAACAGCTCGCGGGTCCAGGTTTGTGTTGCTACTGGCTGAAGGGTGTCCCTGGGGCTCCacaacgacaggtttcagagtagcagctgtgttagtctgtattcgcaaaaagaaaaggaggacttgtggcaccttagagactaaccaatttattagagcataagctttcctgagctacagcttcaGAGAGCACCAACAGTACCAAAGAGGATCCCATCCTGTCCTTGGCTGAGATGCAGGTGGGGTTcgctggggggtgctgcagctgagctggggagaATGGAGTCCCAGGCGTGTGCTAATGGCTCCTGTGTGCTGGCCCCGCAGAAGTACCTCCAGCAGCTGTGGAACGCCATCCTGTTCATCGCCCTGATCCTGTGCACGGGTGTGATCGTGCAGGCCCAGCGGCAGTCCCGGCAGGGCCAGCCGGACCAGGACACCGAGGTGGGCTCgctgctcctctcctctcctctcctgttGGGGACGTGCGGCTGGGAACTGACTGTGTGCTCTGCCTTCCCAGCTGGACCTCAAGCAGCACATCCTGCGGAGGCTGTCGGCACTGAAGACCCGGCGCTATCACCCTGGCAAACACCACTGGAGCCAGGCCCATGACATTGATAGCTGTGCTGTTTGTTTGGACCAGTTCCACAAGAACCAGGTAGAGCCTGGCTGGGGCAAGACGTGCTGGGGTCTTGGGACCAATGCCTTGTGCACCAGCCTTACCAGACTGGTGCTAGGGACAGACACAGGAGGTCTGCGAGAAGCCTGCTAGCCAGTGGCAGAACCTGGGCTGAAAAGTCACAGGCCAGTTAAAGCTATTGCCCCTAAACCATGGGAGAACCTGGGTATGGATTCTCTCTAGGCACAAGAGTTCCCACCTATGTTCAGCTCCATCCCAGTGCTCCCTGTCTGGAGCAgtccccagcctctgccctcaCTTAGCAGactgccagcagctctgctgtgcCTGCCCTTTTCAGATACTTGTATGGTGGTCAGATGTCTTCCCATGGCCATTTGGACACGCAGGGGACTCCACTCTCCCCAGCTGGCCTATCAGTGCATCCCACTGCAGCAGGAAGGCAGATACTGGGCTACCTGGCTCCCTGCTTTGGCCTGACACGTCTCCGAGGCAGGGTGCTAAGATGGCTGCTGTGATGCATGTATTTGTCCCGGACGTTCATTGCTTCGCCTTCTGCCCACAGTGTTTGCGGGTGCTGCCGTGTTCACACGAGTTTCACCGGGACTGCGTGGATCCATGGCTGCTCCTGCAGCAGACCTGCCCTTTGTGCAAGCACAACATCCTGGGTGAGAGTGGAGGGTGGAATTGGAGGGTGGCCCCCTGTACAGCTGCCTGTGCTGGCCCTGAGGCTTCAGGCCTCTCACTGTGATGTGGGCAAAGCCCTGCAAGCTCCTGCCCTGGCTGTGGATTCCTTtgatgccccctctcccccatgacaTGCAGAAATGGGACAGACCTAATAAATGAGCCTTATAGCTGGGTAACAGGCTGTCCACACATTGTGGCCTAAATATGAGACCAGGTCTCCCAGCCATTGCCTCCCCAGGCCCCACCTTGGTGATCTCAGCATGCTTGCAGTAGGGGgtctgggaggtttgggggatgtaggctctgggggaggggtgcaatgtctggggggggctctgggaagaTGTGTTAAGTACACAATAACTGCATCCTTGGGTTTAGAATCCCGTGGCAGCTTCTCGCCCTGTTTTCCCTAGGGAGAGCTCATTGGCAGTGAAGGGGTTACTGACCCTCCAGTGACACCCCTCTTGATCTCCCTTCCAGGTAACTGCTGCGGTGAGAGCTAGCTGGCCTATGGACATGGTGCGGGGACAGAGCCACCTACactccaggggctggggggtgcctGTTGGAGGGGGCTGGGGACACCAGGAGTGTGGCTCCATCAGCAGAGCAAGTGGCTGAgcagggggaagcagcagcactGTGCATGTGTCCCCAGGGCTGGGCAGACCCCCAGGGCTGCGTgctcagctcagcagttatccccaggcagctgagagtgggaACCTGAGCACTGGGGTGGGGAAAAGGTTCTGCTCCCTTTAGAGTGCACTCAGACAGCCTTGTTTGGCAGGGGTAGAAGGCAGGGTCAGTGTAGGGATGGATGTGGTCAAATTGTGCGCTGTCTTAAATCCATGCAAGCCCCCTGAGACTAGGGAGGGCAGAACTTTGCCTCTGAGTAtgtgtgtagggggtgggggtgcatcTGGGCAGCTGATCTGTCGATATTAGTGTAGCGTCTTTGGAGGGGTAGGGGTTGTGggggctggtaaaataagctaaGGAGGCACCTGAGACCCGCTCAGGGGAATAAGGAGGGGATGCCAGACTTCTTAGGCAAAGTCTTAAAGGGTTAGTGGGGAAGCTTCAGCTACCATGGGAGAGGCTGGTGCAAGCACTTTGCTGTAAGCTGATTTCCCtgtgctccctggggcaggctagTCTGCCCCCGCCCAGTGCTCTTAAGGGACTTACTCTCTCCTTTTATAAATCTCTATTTTCTATACTCCCATGGCTGCTGCTAGGAGCCCCTGGGCTGGCTCAGCTCTCAGTTACTCCTTGGCTATCTCAGCAGGGTGGCCTGGGTGTCGCCAAAGGCAACACTGAGCCCCTCTCATCCCTCACAGGGTGTTGGCCCACACCTGGAGCAGGGGAGTGGGCCTGGAAGCTGCATTGATCTGCCATGTTTTGATGTGTTTCCCTTCTCACTGGCCCTTGGGAGATCACcttgctggagggcaggggcaggaagtggggagggtTTGAATGCTTGCTTTATTTATACTAATTTATTAGAGAGAATGGCATGAGgtagctgcaggggcagaacAATATCTGTGGATGTGttgcagtgtccagccctttgCTGGGAGTCCTGGCTGGCTCTCAGCCCCACTCAGCAGCCAGAGGTTGCTGGATTCGATGCACTGTACCTGTCTGTAAAGCTGCCTGCGCTATTAAATCTAGAGCAAGGAGAAACCTGCACTGCTCTTGTTGCTGTTTCTTTTACGGAACAATCCAGCACTgattccccctcctgctccctgcatggGTTCAGTTTCCCTCTGCCTGGCTAGCAAGCCCCTATCTCCCCTAGTCTCCAGCTGCCATTTAGAAAGGGTCCCTCCCAAGATAACAGAGAAGCTGAAAGGGGCGTGTATCATGGAAAAGAGCCTGGCTTGATCCTTGCTGTGAGTTCAAGGCGGTGCCCTGGTTACTGCCTGGCTGCAGGTTCAGGGGCCAGAAAAATACTAGGGCATAGTATATACCAGACAGTAGTCTTTGCTCACAGCACAGGGATAATCTGATCTCCAGGTTGGACACAGCAGTCCAGTAACTTGCCAGAGGATGGATGTGGCCAAGGTGTTAGCAGAGCTCAAGAGGCTCTGATCTCCAAGTTGGACACAGCAGTCCAGTAACTTGCCAGAGGACGGATGTGGCCAAGGTGTTAGCAGAGCTCAAGAGGCTCTGATCTCCAGGTTGGACACAGCAGTCCAGTAACTTGCCAGAGGACGGATGTGGCCAAGGTGTTAGCAGAGCTCAAGAGGCTCTGATCTCC is a window of Eretmochelys imbricata isolate rEreImb1 chromosome 15, rEreImb1.hap1, whole genome shotgun sequence DNA encoding:
- the RNF215 gene encoding RING finger protein 215; translated protein: MARLLLPVLLGQVAALGPALAGPAAARVEVLALREPGQAAPRSPPAGGYTLQGALLGGRPGPREEATEGCLVLVGGAEPELEGEGSWIGVVPVGEEQAEIPRGSKEESFTAAVVNKMKRALVLGASALLILALNQNTIRELDVSEVLSKPVIVIQTSDNVTRLLGALLRGLRVTAKITYQVVLLENLGVTLTLWSTCGLSRGGLYGEWQGVICTGENSSRVQKYLQQLWNAILFIALILCTGVIVQAQRQSRQGQPDQDTELDLKQHILRRLSALKTRRYHPGKHHWSQAHDIDSCAVCLDQFHKNQCLRVLPCSHEFHRDCVDPWLLLQQTCPLCKHNILGNCCGES